One genomic region from Spirosoma sp. KCTC 42546 encodes:
- a CDS encoding SDR family NAD(P)-dependent oxidoreductase yields the protein MRFQDKVAIVTGGASGIGLAVAKRLASEGARLVLADLHEDALNKALPDVKAAGAPDVWGSVCDVSVEAQVEATVQGALTRFGRLDVVVNNAGLMQFKALEELTGDDWLRILTVDLLGAFYFTKQAFLHMKPGGSVVNVASIHAIETEPLVAPYAAAKAAVLSLTRSAALEGKPKSLRINAVLPGAIDTPMLWNNPNVKSGVEKIDRSTIGKPEDVAATIAYLASDDAAFVQGTEVRVDGGRLDRL from the coding sequence ATGCGATTTCAGGATAAAGTAGCGATTGTTACCGGTGGCGCCAGCGGCATTGGCCTGGCAGTAGCCAAACGGCTGGCTTCGGAGGGAGCTCGACTGGTGCTGGCCGATCTGCATGAAGACGCCCTCAATAAAGCGTTGCCCGACGTGAAAGCCGCCGGTGCGCCTGATGTGTGGGGTAGTGTTTGTGATGTCTCTGTTGAAGCCCAGGTAGAAGCCACCGTCCAAGGCGCGTTAACACGGTTTGGCAGGCTGGATGTGGTTGTCAATAATGCCGGGCTTATGCAATTCAAGGCGCTGGAAGAATTGACCGGTGATGACTGGCTTCGTATCCTGACTGTCGATTTGCTGGGTGCGTTTTACTTCACCAAACAGGCCTTTCTGCATATGAAACCCGGCGGCAGCGTAGTGAATGTGGCCAGTATCCACGCGATTGAAACCGAACCCCTGGTGGCTCCTTACGCAGCGGCCAAGGCTGCGGTACTATCGCTGACACGTTCGGCTGCCCTGGAGGGAAAACCCAAAAGCCTTCGAATCAATGCCGTTTTGCCCGGTGCCATCGACACGCCCATGTTGTGGAACAACCCAAATGTAAAATCTGGCGTAGAGAAAATTGATCGGTCCACTATTGGCAAACCGGAAGATGTAGCAGCTACCATTGCGTATCTGGCATCAGACGATGCAGCTTTTGTACAGGGAACTGAGGTCCGCGTAGACGGTGGTCGACTTGATCGGCTGTAG
- a CDS encoding hydroxymethylglutaryl-CoA reductase, giving the protein MFRFIPNVLLKQLYTRSSLHNTPTGFTFSLKNRLADAQFTGLTQVRIDGQIYPPEAFTLELDGNEAVRVSAISNSNPLAFPLRRKVVVQATAAPLAPGRHTIEVILQSKPFGTLTITIEDDLQPDQHQGGEPQRNVTIPRHPVDDMSPEIIRERQDFLRQYTQTSPDYLTNVAFDPALVRGNCEQFVGVAQVPVGLVGPLLINGEHAKGEFLIPLATTEGTLVASYNRGIKLLNQCGGVTCTVIDEGMQRAPVFVMQDARSARDLARWVADHEPELRSEAEATSRYAKLKYITPYQAGRLLFLRFGYTTGDAAGQNMVSKATLAACNFMLQQVADVEHFYLESNLATDKKPSFVNTLQTRGKRVTAEVTIPKELLLRELQVEPEQLDRHARIGNVGAFMAGTNNNGLHSVNGLAALFIATGQDVACLAESSAAITTSELLPNGDLYGSITLPSLIVGTVGGGTGLPTQQECLNILGCSGTGQVYKFAEIVAGVVAAGELSLAAAISSLDWVSSHESARQAKS; this is encoded by the coding sequence ATGTTTCGATTTATACCCAATGTGCTGTTAAAGCAGCTCTATACCCGCAGCAGTTTACACAATACACCCACTGGATTTACCTTTTCGCTGAAGAACCGCCTGGCCGACGCCCAGTTTACGGGACTGACGCAGGTTCGTATTGATGGCCAAATCTACCCACCCGAAGCCTTTACCCTTGAACTGGATGGCAACGAAGCCGTCAGAGTCAGTGCCATATCTAATTCAAATCCACTGGCGTTCCCCCTGCGCCGGAAGGTTGTGGTTCAGGCAACTGCCGCACCGCTGGCTCCCGGTCGGCACACCATTGAGGTGATTCTTCAGTCTAAACCGTTTGGTACGTTAACGATTACCATCGAGGACGACTTACAACCAGACCAGCATCAGGGAGGTGAACCTCAACGTAATGTTACGATTCCGCGCCATCCGGTTGATGATATGTCGCCGGAAATCATCCGGGAGCGGCAGGATTTTCTTCGTCAGTATACACAAACATCACCCGATTACCTCACCAATGTCGCGTTTGATCCGGCGCTTGTGCGTGGTAATTGTGAGCAATTTGTGGGGGTTGCCCAAGTGCCTGTTGGACTGGTTGGCCCCCTGCTAATCAATGGCGAACATGCCAAAGGGGAGTTTCTGATTCCGTTAGCCACAACCGAGGGTACATTGGTGGCATCCTATAATCGGGGTATTAAGTTGCTTAACCAATGCGGTGGTGTGACCTGCACGGTCATCGACGAGGGTATGCAGCGGGCACCGGTCTTTGTCATGCAGGATGCCCGATCTGCCCGTGATCTGGCTCGCTGGGTGGCCGATCATGAACCGGAACTGCGTTCGGAAGCGGAGGCAACGTCGCGGTATGCTAAGCTCAAGTATATAACACCCTATCAGGCGGGACGTCTGCTTTTTCTGCGGTTTGGCTATACAACAGGCGATGCTGCGGGCCAGAATATGGTTAGTAAGGCCACACTGGCGGCCTGCAATTTCATGCTTCAACAGGTGGCGGATGTGGAGCATTTTTACCTGGAATCCAATCTGGCGACCGATAAGAAGCCGTCGTTTGTCAACACGCTGCAAACACGGGGCAAACGCGTAACCGCCGAGGTGACTATCCCTAAAGAGTTACTCCTACGCGAATTGCAGGTCGAACCGGAGCAACTCGACCGACACGCCCGCATCGGGAATGTAGGTGCGTTTATGGCCGGAACGAACAACAATGGCCTGCATTCGGTCAATGGACTTGCCGCTTTATTCATCGCTACGGGGCAGGATGTGGCCTGTCTGGCGGAATCGTCGGCCGCTATTACCACCTCTGAACTGTTGCCCAACGGCGATTTATACGGCTCCATTACGTTGCCTTCCCTCATTGTCGGCACCGTGGGTGGGGGCACGGGCCTGCCCACCCAGCAGGAATGCCTGAACATATTGGGTTGTTCCGGTACTGGGCAGGTCTATAAATTCGCCGAGATTGTGGCGGGTGTCGTAGCGGCTGGTGAACTGTCGCTGGCCGCAGCCATCTCCTCGCTGGACTGGGTATCCAGCCATGAGTCGGCCAGACAGGCCAAAAGCTAG
- a CDS encoding TIGR04283 family arsenosugar biosynthesis glycosyltransferase: MTSISIIIPTVNEERTLARMFRQLRQLYPAPDELIVVDGGSTDQTLSIIQQQIQLQKGLTDHPPIRLIQSPVARRSYQMNLGVQAATGEYLCFLHADTALPDDALLVIRDTLAQSTVAAGGFISLMRGPLKTRWVTSFHNFIKTYYAPLFFRPYLFFFKGARLLFGDQVIFCRRQQFLDCGGYSDDLPIMEEADMLLRIVRFGRIRQVNRVVESSDRRLVKWGFWRANALFLYVGVLWGVGYSAEKLKQLYEDIR, from the coding sequence GTGACAAGTATCTCCATCATTATCCCAACGGTCAATGAAGAACGGACACTGGCCCGAATGTTTCGGCAGCTTCGCCAATTATATCCCGCTCCCGACGAACTGATTGTGGTTGATGGGGGCAGTACCGACCAAACGCTTTCAATCATTCAGCAGCAGATTCAACTGCAAAAAGGCCTGACTGATCATCCCCCAATCCGGCTGATCCAAAGTCCGGTTGCCCGTCGTTCCTATCAAATGAATCTGGGGGTTCAGGCAGCTACGGGCGAGTATCTCTGTTTTTTGCACGCCGATACGGCCCTGCCCGATGATGCACTGCTGGTGATCCGTGACACGCTGGCCCAATCTACGGTAGCGGCAGGCGGGTTTATATCGCTGATGCGTGGCCCACTCAAAACCCGCTGGGTTACCTCGTTTCATAACTTCATCAAAACGTATTACGCTCCGCTTTTTTTTCGACCGTATTTGTTCTTCTTCAAGGGCGCGCGATTACTTTTCGGCGATCAGGTTATTTTTTGCCGACGGCAACAGTTTCTCGATTGCGGGGGGTACTCCGACGATTTACCCATCATGGAGGAAGCCGATATGCTGCTCCGTATAGTGCGTTTCGGACGAATCCGACAAGTCAACCGGGTGGTCGAATCATCGGACAGGCGATTAGTCAAGTGGGGATTCTGGCGGGCAAACGCCCTGTTTCTGTACGTAGGCGTTTTGTGGGGGGTAGGCTACTCTGCCGAGAAGCTGAAACAGTTATACGAGGATATACGGTAA
- a CDS encoding sterol desaturase family protein has translation MSTIPFFDSVGSPLLVLFFALMLFLQWRRPLRLLHFKPLRRVVRNIGFALPAFVMLRLALLPIPLLAARWAHDHQVGFLNWLLPSTSIGVWVGGILGFLAFDYAYYWWHYATHKVPLLWRFHTVHHTDLDMDVSTAVRFHVGELLLSVGFRVLLILVLGISFWSAILYEMFFDTAAQFHHANWRLPRKVEQLINFLFVTPRMHGIHHSIVRDEFNSNWGTLFSVWDRLHGTHRMDIPQEDVTLGVPAFREESELTIGHLFRMPFEKQRDWKLPNGVEPVSRRQSPTATSVNTATEE, from the coding sequence ATGTCCACCATCCCTTTCTTCGATTCTGTCGGCTCACCGCTACTGGTTCTGTTTTTTGCTCTGATGCTATTTCTGCAATGGCGTCGTCCGTTACGGTTGCTGCATTTTAAGCCGTTGCGCCGGGTGGTTCGAAACATTGGTTTTGCCTTACCGGCCTTTGTTATGCTCCGGCTGGCCTTATTGCCGATTCCGCTCCTGGCTGCCCGGTGGGCGCACGACCATCAGGTGGGATTTCTGAACTGGCTGCTCCCTTCAACTAGCATTGGTGTATGGGTAGGTGGCATACTGGGGTTTCTGGCCTTCGACTATGCCTATTACTGGTGGCATTACGCAACCCATAAAGTGCCGCTGCTCTGGCGTTTTCATACCGTACACCATACCGATCTGGACATGGATGTCTCAACGGCCGTTCGTTTTCATGTTGGCGAGTTACTGCTCAGTGTTGGCTTTCGGGTACTACTAATTCTGGTATTGGGAATTAGCTTCTGGTCGGCCATCCTCTACGAAATGTTTTTTGACACAGCCGCCCAGTTTCACCATGCCAACTGGCGGTTACCCAGAAAAGTAGAACAGCTAATCAATTTTCTCTTCGTAACCCCGCGTATGCACGGCATTCACCACTCAATTGTCCGCGATGAATTCAACTCCAATTGGGGAACACTTTTTTCGGTTTGGGACCGGCTCCACGGTACCCACCGCATGGACATTCCTCAGGAAGATGTTACGCTGGGAGTTCCGGCCTTTCGGGAGGAGAGCGAACTGACAATAGGCCACTTATTTCGTATGCCATTTGAGAAACAACGGGACTGGAAACTGCCCAACGGCGTCGAACCCGTTTCGCGGAGGCAATCTCCTACAGCTACGAGTGTCAATACAGCCACCGAAGAATAG
- a CDS encoding NAD(P)/FAD-dependent oxidoreductase: protein MKRYDLLVIGTGSGGLSIGLTMHELGFKVLFIEKDARNIGGECLNTGCVPSKALIHVSRLIHQAKAAQEFGLTSTGKPDFERVKHYIQERIELIRKHENADFFRKQGIDVVIGTARFIRKDRVEAGGETFTAKRIVIATGSQPVPLQVPGIEQVVQYDNQTIFTADTLPNRLLVVGGGPVAIELGQALHRLGSQVTVVQSGERILEKELPEVSALLLDRLTREGIEVLLQTKIVAFDSASSATLEDKTGTKRQLTFDAVLVAIGRQVNVDALQPEASGIETEAGKLKLDAYLRTTNPCVYAIGDVTGQLYFSHTPEMQAPLLINNFLSPFKQKVSYSHFSWVTFTDPEVATFGLSEKQLSQQGIAFEKIVYGFAEDDRAVIDNYTYGKQWLYLAKGNKLFGKRKVLGGAIVAPQAGEMIQDLILANTVGLGAGAIQKKIYPYPVASRVSKSALLEQLKGNIPAWAKTILRWLY from the coding sequence ATGAAACGATATGATCTGCTGGTCATTGGCACCGGCTCGGGCGGTCTCAGCATTGGCCTGACCATGCATGAACTGGGTTTTAAAGTCCTGTTCATCGAGAAAGATGCCCGGAACATCGGGGGCGAATGCCTGAATACGGGCTGCGTGCCCAGCAAGGCACTCATCCACGTTTCCCGGCTTATTCATCAGGCAAAAGCGGCCCAGGAATTTGGGTTAACAAGCACCGGCAAACCGGATTTTGAGCGGGTCAAGCACTACATTCAGGAGCGAATAGAGCTGATTCGTAAACATGAAAATGCCGATTTCTTTCGGAAGCAGGGTATTGATGTAGTGATTGGTACGGCTCGCTTTATCAGAAAAGACAGGGTGGAAGCTGGGGGGGAAACCTTCACCGCCAAGCGAATTGTGATTGCCACCGGCTCGCAACCTGTTCCACTTCAGGTTCCGGGAATAGAACAGGTTGTCCAGTACGATAATCAGACAATTTTTACGGCTGATACGTTGCCGAATCGGCTGCTGGTCGTTGGGGGTGGACCGGTTGCCATTGAACTCGGTCAGGCGCTGCATCGGCTTGGTTCACAGGTGACCGTTGTTCAGTCGGGTGAGCGTATTCTGGAAAAAGAGTTGCCGGAGGTGTCTGCACTATTACTGGATCGGCTAACCCGTGAGGGTATTGAGGTGCTGCTACAAACAAAGATTGTGGCGTTTGACTCGGCTTCCAGCGCCACCCTGGAAGATAAAACGGGCACAAAACGTCAACTTACCTTCGATGCGGTGCTAGTCGCCATTGGCCGTCAGGTCAACGTGGATGCCTTACAGCCCGAAGCCTCGGGCATTGAAACGGAGGCCGGTAAGCTCAAACTGGATGCGTATCTGCGAACCACCAATCCATGCGTTTATGCCATTGGCGACGTAACGGGGCAGCTTTATTTCTCGCACACCCCCGAAATGCAGGCCCCCCTGCTCATCAATAATTTTCTGTCGCCGTTCAAGCAGAAAGTTTCCTATAGCCATTTTTCGTGGGTAACCTTCACCGACCCCGAAGTGGCCACTTTCGGCCTTTCGGAAAAACAGCTTAGCCAGCAGGGGATTGCTTTTGAGAAGATCGTGTATGGGTTTGCGGAGGACGACCGGGCGGTTATCGACAATTATACCTATGGCAAACAGTGGCTCTATCTGGCTAAAGGAAATAAACTGTTCGGGAAACGTAAAGTACTGGGCGGGGCTATTGTAGCCCCCCAGGCGGGCGAAATGATTCAGGATCTGATTCTGGCCAATACGGTTGGGTTGGGAGCAGGCGCTATTCAGAAGAAAATCTATCCGTATCCGGTCGCGTCGAGGGTTAGCAAATCGGCTCTTTTGGAGCAATTGAAGGGAAATATTCCAGCTTGGGCGAAGACTATTCTTCGGTGGCTGTATTGA
- the arsS gene encoding arsenosugar biosynthesis radical SAM (seleno)protein ArsS (Some members of this family are selenoproteins.), whose protein sequence is MKSLKASGHPLANSAVQLQSLQSELADTLQLPPFHQKLASAGLFPLQPLEPAVFQINVGKMCNQVCKHCHVDAGPDRQEIMTRETMQLCLDALAKTTIPTVDLTGGAPEMNPDFRWFVEEIRKLGRKVMVRCNLTIIVANPKYNDLPEFFREHQVEVVSSLPFYNADKTDRQRGKGVFDSSIRALRMLNAVGYGQPDSGLLLNLVYNPNGAFLPGSQESLKRQFKRALLDEFGVIFNDLYAITNVPISRYLDYLISSGNYDNYMEKLVNSFNPVAASGVMCRNTLSIGWDGFIYDCDFNQMLDLKVASPVQHVRDFDGDVLSQRAVVVNQHCYGCTAGAGSSCGGTTA, encoded by the coding sequence ATGAAATCCCTAAAAGCCAGCGGACATCCTCTCGCAAACTCAGCCGTTCAGTTGCAGTCGTTGCAGAGCGAACTGGCCGATACGTTACAACTGCCGCCCTTTCATCAGAAACTGGCTAGTGCCGGGCTGTTTCCGTTACAGCCACTCGAACCGGCGGTTTTTCAGATCAACGTGGGCAAGATGTGCAATCAGGTCTGTAAACATTGCCACGTCGATGCCGGGCCTGATCGTCAGGAAATCATGACCCGCGAAACGATGCAACTGTGTCTCGATGCGCTGGCAAAGACAACCATCCCGACGGTCGATCTGACGGGTGGCGCGCCCGAAATGAATCCTGACTTTCGCTGGTTCGTGGAAGAAATACGCAAACTGGGTCGGAAGGTGATGGTGCGTTGTAATCTGACCATCATCGTCGCTAATCCGAAGTACAATGATTTGCCTGAGTTTTTCCGGGAGCATCAGGTTGAAGTGGTTAGCTCACTGCCTTTTTACAATGCCGACAAAACCGATCGGCAGCGGGGTAAAGGTGTTTTTGATAGTTCGATTCGGGCGTTACGAATGCTCAATGCTGTTGGATATGGGCAACCAGATTCGGGCCTGTTGCTGAACCTGGTGTATAATCCCAACGGGGCTTTTTTGCCCGGTTCGCAGGAAAGTTTGAAACGCCAGTTCAAGCGAGCGTTGCTGGATGAGTTCGGGGTGATTTTCAACGACCTCTATGCCATCACCAATGTTCCCATCAGCCGGTATCTCGATTACCTGATCTCGTCGGGTAACTACGACAACTACATGGAGAAGCTGGTCAACAGTTTTAATCCAGTTGCGGCTTCGGGCGTGATGTGTCGAAATACGCTTTCCATTGGCTGGGACGGCTTTATCTACGATTGTGATTTTAACCAGATGCTGGATTTGAAAGTTGCCAGCCCGGTGCAGCACGTTCGGGATTTCGATGGCGATGTGTTGAGTCAGCGGGCTGTGGTCGTTAATCAGCACTGCTACGGTTGCACAGCCGGAGCGGGTTCAAGTTGCGGGGGCACAACCGCCTGA
- a CDS encoding arsenosugar biosynthesis-associated peroxidase-like protein, whose protein sequence is METYYNPEDLKKFGQIGEFQKELADKFFSYYGAVFAEGALTAREKSLIALAVSHTVQCPYCIDAYTTDTLEKGCSEAEMMEAVHVAAAIRGGASLVHGVQMMNKAKEISM, encoded by the coding sequence ATGGAAACCTATTATAATCCCGAAGACCTCAAAAAATTTGGACAAATCGGTGAGTTTCAAAAAGAACTGGCCGACAAGTTTTTCTCGTATTACGGTGCTGTATTTGCCGAAGGTGCGTTGACTGCCCGCGAAAAATCGCTCATCGCACTCGCGGTGTCGCATACGGTCCAGTGTCCCTACTGTATTGATGCCTACACGACCGATACGCTGGAGAAAGGCTGCTCTGAAGCCGAAATGATGGAAGCGGTTCACGTAGCGGCTGCTATTCGGGGCGGGGCATCCCTCGTGCATGGCGTTCAAATGATGAACAAAGCCAAGGAAATATCCATGTAA
- a CDS encoding RagB/SusD family nutrient uptake outer membrane protein: protein MKNTIIKGALVTAMISLVTFACKDKFLDVPATGQLALNQITSKAGFEGLLLASYAQLNGRGYSRATSSFNWVRGSISGGDANKGSNSGDGGGNTNFNTFQRFEILPSNGDVNDKWRGMYEGISRANAVLRALPAASSDVSAADKQRLSAEARFLRAHYYFELKRSFNMVPYVDETVDYGSGIELVKNDTDIWPKIEADFKFAQDNLPETQSSAGRANKWAAATYLAKTYLYQKKYTEAKTLFDLVIANGTTTNGKKYALVANYTDVFNATKDNNEESIFAIQAAVNTGDVANSAQELDLNFPYNTGSNGPAGCCGFFAPSFELANSFRVSATGLPLLDGSYNTGANQLKNDQGIASSAPFTPDAGPVDPRLDWSIGRRGIPYLDWQVHPGLDWIRDQSYAGPFSPKKFVYYRSQDKTLTDGSSWTDGYSAINYNIIRFADVLLMAAEAEIEVGSLETARTYINQVRTRAANASFWVKGTNGSNAANYVISNYTTPFADKAAARTAVQFERKLELSGEGHRFYDLVRWGVASTVLNAYLAYESQKLTLGYGGAKFTAGKDEYLPIPQVQMDLQQGIFKQNPGY, encoded by the coding sequence ATGAAAAATACCATTATAAAAGGTGCACTGGTAACGGCGATGATTTCGCTGGTTACATTCGCCTGTAAGGATAAATTCCTGGATGTACCGGCTACCGGCCAATTGGCCCTTAACCAAATAACGAGTAAGGCTGGGTTTGAAGGCTTGCTGCTGGCTTCCTATGCTCAGTTAAATGGACGGGGCTACTCGAGAGCTACTAGCTCGTTCAACTGGGTACGTGGTAGTATTTCGGGGGGAGACGCTAACAAAGGGTCTAACTCGGGAGATGGTGGCGGTAACACAAACTTCAATACCTTCCAGCGTTTTGAGATTCTCCCAAGTAACGGGGATGTCAATGACAAATGGAGAGGTATGTACGAAGGTATTAGCCGGGCTAATGCTGTATTACGTGCGCTTCCTGCCGCCAGTAGCGACGTTTCTGCCGCCGATAAACAACGATTAAGTGCTGAAGCACGCTTTTTACGGGCTCATTATTATTTTGAGTTAAAGCGCTCATTCAATATGGTGCCTTATGTAGATGAAACAGTCGATTATGGCTCCGGTATTGAGTTGGTTAAAAACGACACTGATATCTGGCCAAAGATTGAAGCTGATTTCAAATTTGCGCAAGACAATCTGCCCGAAACCCAGTCATCGGCTGGTCGGGCGAATAAATGGGCTGCTGCAACTTATTTAGCCAAGACGTATTTGTACCAGAAGAAGTATACAGAAGCTAAAACCCTATTCGATCTGGTTATTGCCAATGGAACGACTACAAATGGTAAAAAGTACGCACTTGTAGCCAACTATACGGATGTTTTCAATGCAACGAAGGATAATAACGAAGAATCTATTTTCGCTATCCAGGCTGCGGTTAACACGGGTGATGTAGCCAATTCAGCACAAGAACTGGATTTGAACTTTCCGTATAATACTGGTTCAAATGGACCTGCTGGTTGCTGCGGCTTCTTCGCCCCAAGTTTTGAATTAGCAAACTCATTCCGCGTTAGTGCAACTGGACTTCCTTTATTAGATGGCTCTTATAATACAGGTGCCAATCAATTGAAAAATGACCAGGGTATTGCCTCAAGCGCTCCGTTTACGCCTGATGCTGGTCCCGTTGATCCACGTCTGGATTGGTCGATAGGCCGCCGGGGTATTCCCTACCTTGATTGGCAGGTGCACCCAGGTCTTGACTGGATTCGTGACCAGAGTTATGCAGGTCCGTTTTCGCCTAAGAAGTTCGTATATTATCGGTCTCAGGATAAAACACTGACCGATGGTAGTTCCTGGACCGATGGTTACTCTGCTATCAATTATAACATCATTCGTTTTGCCGATGTCTTATTAATGGCAGCTGAAGCGGAAATTGAGGTTGGTAGTCTGGAAACGGCTCGAACGTATATAAATCAAGTTAGAACTCGGGCTGCCAACGCATCATTCTGGGTTAAAGGCACGAACGGAAGTAATGCCGCTAACTACGTAATCAGCAACTACACGACTCCATTTGCCGATAAAGCCGCTGCTCGGACTGCTGTTCAGTTTGAGCGCAAATTAGAGCTATCAGGTGAGGGACATCGCTTTTATGATCTTGTTCGTTGGGGCGTGGCTTCTACTGTATTAAATGCTTATTTGGCCTATGAAAGCCAAAAGCTAACGCTAGGGTATGGAGGAGCTAAATTTACCGCTGGGAAAGACGAATACCTTCCAATTCCTCAAGTTCAAATGGACCTTCAGCAGGGTATATTTAAGCAAAACCCTGGATACTAA